The sequence below is a genomic window from Micromonas commoda chromosome 10, complete sequence.
GAAGGCCTCGATCTTCTTGAAGTactcctcgcgctgcgcgaggagctcctccaccttgaccgggtacgcggcgagcgcagACTTGGCCATGGCGACTGGCGCCGACGGGGCGATCTTGCTGGTCCAGATGTCGACAGCCttggtgacgacgacgtccacctTGCCGTCCACGTTGGTCATGTACTCGGGGTACTTCTCCTGGACCTTGGCCACCACGGGCATGCCGTACGCCTTGATGAGGTCCTCGATCTTGGTGATGGAGCCCTGTGGTTGACGGACGGAAGGAATAAAGAAGGTGAGCGAACATTCCGAGGCCCGGGAACTGAAGATTCGAGTTATTCGgccggcgggtgcggcgacgcggggcgcgcggcggagggtaTCGGGGTTTGGAGCTCGCGCGAACCGACGGAACGAATCACGATCCTGCGCGAGATCCGCGGTGCCGACGGCTGGATctcacgtcgcggcgcgcctcgcgcgccgttcgacgcgacgggggggtCGTCTCACCTTGAGCGCGTTCGTCTCCTTGGCGTTGGAGTAGTAGCCGCACGCCTTGGCGAAGTAGGCGGACCCGGTGAGGTACTCGTaggaggagacggcggcggactcgaCGAAGGCGAGCCTCTTGAGATCGGTTGGGGTAGCGACGGCGGTCATCTTCTTGTTCTTCTTGGCGCGTACCATGTGGGTGCGACGAAGAGTGGCtggggggcgccgcggaacgGATTGCTCCAGCACGACTTTTTGGCGCAAGAGAAATGCGCCAAATAAGCACGAACCGTCGCGCATTACGTTCGGAACGCGAAATCTTCAGACTGGTCGCGCATACGAGATGGTCCACGCGATTTTTTCCCCTGCCACGTTGGAGACGAAGAGGTTCGATATCGCCTTTCGTTTTTCCAGCGTGGACCAATCGAAGAACTTCAAATTCTTTTGAAATTCGAGATTTTCGGGAAAAGCGAAGACCGCGGTGCGGGCAGTCGCTTTTGCGCATTTACGGTTAAAAGTCGTAGCGTCTCGTGGTTGTGTGTTGGTGTTATTACAGCGCCGGCGGGAGAACCTCCGAGAACCTCCAAGCCATCGCGTCAGTCCCTCTTCTTCGCAGCCTTGAGCCGTCGTTTGATCTCCGGGAGCACGTCCTGGAGCGTCTTGGTGCCGTCCAGCGGcagcgtcgcccgcgtcaccccgcccccgtcgctctTCTTCCCAGCGCTCTTCTTCACCGCGCATCCCAGCTCTCGGCAcaggggcgcgagcgccttgacgcCCATCTTCATCCTCGCCCCCAACGCGTCCAGGTCCACGTCGTAGTTGCACACCCTGAGCGCCATGAGGATGACGTGGAGGCAGACGAGGTCCTTCATCGCCTTGGGGCGCGAGAATCGCCTGGGTTCGTCGGGGCCGGGCGCGACACCGccagccgtcgccgtcccgccGGAGTGCTGCTCCTCcatgaacgcgtcgacgcacgcgcgctggatcccggcgtccacgcgctccCGCGTGGTCCACGACAGGTACTTGTTCCCGGtgtacgcgtcgtcgtcgtctccctcgacgtccttgcgccgctcgcgcttctCCGAGATGTGGTCCTTGGCGTGGAGAAAGACGAGGAGGAaatccagcgcggcgagcgccttggctCGCGTCTTCTGCCGGTCGTTCTCCTCGCGAtcggtcgcgccgcccgagtgctcggcgagcttcggaacgagcccgaggatgaagtcgtcgacgccgccgccgtccctcAGCTCCTTCATCGCGCTGGGCTTCTTCGCGGCCTTGACCATCTCCTTCCACTTGGTCCGCTTCTCCAGCAGCGCAAACATCGGGAACAGATTGAACGGgtacgcgtcgatggcgttcgtcgccgaaGGGTTGTGCTCGGGGATGTTCCTTCGTTCCCCCGCGAGTTTGGACAGctgcgacgcgtccatctcgCCCTCGGTGGCGCGCTTCAACGTggcctccatcgcgtccggggcggcgATGGTGTTGCCGTCGACCCTGCGCTCGGCCATGATCTTCGCAACCTTCCTCTGCTGcttcgcggacgcgaaggcTTTGAGGAGCCGCGCGttgtgcgcggcgcggacctggTAGTCGTTGAGGTCCTCCGCTCCGTCCCACTCGGGCTCGTTGTAGTCCAGCGCGTGGCATCGGCACTCCAGGTCGATgacgcgggagccgcccACGGGCATCAGCTTGAGCTCGTactccacggcgtcgtcgtccccaccgccgccgccgccgcccttcccCTTCCCCACCGGCACCAGCTTACCGAGGAGGTACTTGCaggcgtcccccgcggggtAGTGCCCCAGCGGGGCGTGATTGGCGCCGATGTAgtccacgccgtcggtgcggccgcggaggagcatCATGTGACCGCGGTACGGGAGGTTCTTCCGCCACGCGCGAAACTCGGTGCCGGGCGGGGGCAATCCCCCGGTGGCGCCCAGCCTGCACACGAACGGCCCCTCCGCCATGTCCTCCTTCTTAGGGACGTACTCGACGCCGACCAGGGCCTTGCGCTTCAGCCCCGAGACGTGCGGGCGCGTTTCATACTCTGACatcgcgtcgggggcgcgctCCGGCGCCTCGGTCGAGTGGCGCGGCCTCGGCCTAACCGTCGAGGATCCCCGGGTTTGGAAAAAGTGCACGCGCGAGCCAGCTGGCCGGGCCCTttcgaccccgcgccgggcgtccGTTTTTGACGACAACA
It includes:
- a CDS encoding predicted protein, whose product is MTAVATPTDLKRLAFVESAAVSSYEYLTGSAYFAKACGYYSNAKETNALKGSITKIEDLIKAYGMPVVAKVQEKYPEYMTNVDGKVDVVVTKAVDIWTSKIAPSAPVAMAKSALAAYPVKVEELLAQREEYFKKIEAFLADLKAKAVALPADVSAAITKAIAEARAKIDDAQLFEKVKTAYETALKYPAVVAVLEKTAPVAAKAVEVAGPYYVKAKDIATPYVAKATEVATPYVTMVTDRFKKVPELN
- a CDS encoding predicted protein yields the protein MSEYETRPHVSGLKRKALVGVEYVPKKEDMAEGPFVCRLGATGGLPPPGTEFRAWRKNLPYRGHMMLLRGRTDGVDYIGANHAPLGHYPAGDACKYLLGKLVPVGKGKGGGGGGGDDDAVEYELKLMPVGGSRVIDLECRCHALDYNEPEWDGAEDLNDYQVRAAHNARLLKAFASAKQQRKVAKIMAERRVDGNTIAAPDAMEATLKRATEGEMDASQLSKLAGERRNIPEHNPSATNAIDAYPFNLFPMFALLEKRTKWKEMVKAAKKPSAMKELRDGGGVDDFILGLVPKLAEHSGGATDREENDRQKTRAKALAALDFLLVFLHAKDHISEKRERRKDVEGDDDDAYTGNKYLSWTTRERVDAGIQRACVDAFMEEQHSGGTATAGGVAPGPDEPRRFSRPKAMKDLVCLHVILMALRVCNYDVDLDALGARMKMGVKALAPLCRELGCAVKKSAGKKSDGGGVTRATLPLDGTKTLQDVLPEIKRRLKAAKKRD